The proteins below come from a single Candidatus Eremiobacteraceae bacterium genomic window:
- a CDS encoding AI-2E family transporter, whose amino-acid sequence MNEMRAPEVVEPRRSPWRTVIILVVLAALVYFLTLIPRTVEVFIVATLIAYGVNPIVRRLVRRMPRPVAIGLVYAVLVAVVVVAIVVIIPDTVNQLQVFFSNGGTYVTGAQNMLTSLQHYIDVHIGSKVLPPQFQDIEGRAATEIATLLNAGIAGLGSIVLGIANMLVIGITGVVLSYFFLSHSDEIRDSFYSLFPERAQDTAHLFAREVSHAVGGFIVAQAALCAFTGVATFVVLLIIRSDYALLLGVITGVMYAVPYLGIMVALFCGVILGALQSWPMAIGTALVIFIITRIADLVLVPKVMAESVGVSPMAIIFAAFAGGELFGLWGLVLAIPAAAIFKVAWRVWLHPWLTGRQHPTVKT is encoded by the coding sequence ATGAACGAGATGCGCGCGCCGGAGGTCGTCGAGCCGCGCCGGTCGCCATGGCGCACGGTCATCATCCTCGTCGTGCTCGCGGCGCTCGTCTATTTCCTGACGCTGATCCCGAGGACGGTCGAGGTGTTCATCGTCGCGACGCTCATCGCGTACGGCGTCAACCCGATCGTGCGGCGGCTCGTGCGGCGCATGCCGCGTCCGGTGGCTATCGGCCTCGTGTACGCGGTGCTCGTCGCGGTCGTCGTCGTCGCGATCGTCGTCATCATCCCCGATACGGTGAATCAGCTGCAGGTGTTTTTCAGCAACGGGGGCACGTACGTCACCGGTGCGCAGAATATGCTCACCTCCCTGCAGCACTACATCGACGTGCACATCGGCTCGAAAGTGCTTCCGCCCCAATTCCAGGACATCGAAGGGCGCGCCGCGACCGAGATCGCGACGCTGCTCAACGCGGGGATCGCCGGATTGGGGAGCATCGTGCTCGGCATCGCGAACATGCTCGTCATCGGCATCACGGGCGTCGTGCTCTCCTATTTCTTCCTGTCGCACAGCGACGAGATACGCGACTCGTTCTATAGTTTGTTCCCGGAGCGCGCGCAGGACACCGCGCATCTATTCGCGCGCGAGGTCTCGCACGCCGTCGGCGGTTTCATTGTCGCACAAGCAGCGTTGTGCGCGTTCACGGGCGTCGCGACGTTTGTCGTGCTTCTCATCATCCGTTCGGATTACGCACTCTTGCTCGGCGTCATCACCGGCGTCATGTACGCGGTGCCGTACCTCGGGATCATGGTGGCGCTTTTCTGCGGCGTCATCCTCGGCGCGCTCCAGTCGTGGCCGATGGCCATCGGTACGGCGCTCGTCATCTTCATCATCACCCGGATCGCAGATCTCGTGCTCGTACCGAAGGTCATGGCTGAAAGCGTCGGCGTGTCGCCGATGGCGATCATCTTCGCGGCCTTCGCCGGCGGCGAGCTCTTCGGCCTCTGGGGGCTCGTCCTCGCCATCCCCGCCGCCGCGATATTCAAAGTCGCGTGGCGCGTCTGGCTGCACCCGTGGCTCACCGGCCGCCAACATCCCACCGTTAAGACGTGA
- a CDS encoding GGDEF domain-containing protein — MAKKRSAPSELDELDLRARIAALETTNAHLATKVAELSFLSTAAERLCTTLDRDEIARIVLDCTSVAVEQRQRPRFVIVRAGNAIALAGVASLAEPEAAEAVRTHAADIERLLRAGDAASLGGYLLIPIPGDRQEPALGAIVVAVDGHPPLSRDAIRRLIRLSALAGRGLTNARMLAHSIAAGVTDELTGAFNRRYFERRLADELKRARRLGDKLSVLLFDLDHFKSINDIHGHPSGDRMLCAVADAISGSVRDIDVVTRWGGEEFAVIAPGSDGDDAVNIAERVRQAVGELSLQLLDGSKIGVTVSCGIAWVTADIHTPAQCVAAADRCLLEAKAAGRDRVVALRDAPAHQGRAADAHERNSREHRGAARRS; from the coding sequence CTCGAGACGACGAACGCGCATCTCGCGACCAAAGTCGCCGAGTTGTCGTTCCTCTCGACGGCGGCAGAGCGGCTGTGCACCACGCTCGACCGCGACGAGATCGCGCGTATCGTGCTCGATTGCACGTCGGTCGCCGTCGAGCAGCGGCAACGCCCCCGCTTCGTCATCGTCCGCGCCGGCAACGCCATCGCGCTCGCCGGCGTCGCGTCGCTTGCGGAGCCCGAAGCAGCCGAGGCCGTACGCACGCACGCAGCCGACATCGAGCGGCTCCTTCGCGCCGGCGACGCCGCATCGCTCGGCGGCTACCTGCTCATCCCGATCCCAGGCGATCGCCAAGAGCCGGCCCTCGGCGCGATCGTCGTCGCGGTCGACGGTCACCCGCCGCTGAGCCGCGATGCGATCAGGCGACTCATCCGGCTCTCGGCGCTGGCGGGCCGCGGTTTGACGAACGCGCGGATGCTCGCGCACAGCATCGCGGCGGGCGTCACCGATGAATTGACCGGCGCGTTCAACCGCCGCTACTTCGAGCGCCGCCTTGCCGACGAGCTGAAGCGGGCGCGCCGTCTCGGCGACAAGTTGAGCGTGCTGCTCTTCGATCTCGATCACTTCAAATCGATCAACGACATCCACGGTCATCCGTCCGGCGACCGCATGTTGTGCGCCGTCGCGGACGCGATCAGTGGTTCTGTTCGCGACATCGACGTCGTCACTCGCTGGGGAGGCGAAGAGTTCGCCGTCATCGCGCCCGGCAGCGACGGTGATGACGCGGTGAACATCGCCGAGCGCGTCCGCCAAGCCGTCGGCGAGCTCTCGCTCCAACTGCTCGACGGCTCGAAGATCGGCGTGACCGTTTCGTGCGGCATCGCGTGGGTGACGGCCGACATCCATACGCCGGCGCAATGCGTCGCGGCGGCAGACCGCTGTCTGCTCGAAGCGAAAGCGGCAGGACGCGATCGCGTCGTCGCACTGCGCGATGCTCCCGCACATCAAGGTCGAGCCGCCGATGCTCACGAACGCAATTCGCGTGAGCATCGAGGTGCGGCGCGCCGCTCCTGA
- a CDS encoding GNAT family N-acetyltransferase, translated as MSIEVRRAAPDDEAFITALGSSCATTSVSRIRHVNADTAALSFRRLLMFCRERPGTIDLIAAVDGERAGFLILLTDVPDEVTQSDQAFVAFMAVAEPVRRTGVGRALLRAAEHEAGRLKLPHLSLMVSADNAAARSLYARAGLVEERLLLTKLVEASA; from the coding sequence GTGAGCATCGAGGTGCGGCGCGCCGCTCCTGACGACGAGGCGTTCATCACAGCGCTCGGTTCGTCGTGCGCGACCACGAGCGTCTCACGCATCCGGCACGTCAACGCCGACACGGCAGCGCTCTCGTTCCGCCGGCTCCTCATGTTCTGCCGCGAGCGGCCCGGAACGATCGATCTCATCGCCGCCGTCGACGGCGAACGAGCCGGCTTCCTCATCCTGCTCACAGACGTTCCAGATGAAGTGACGCAGAGCGATCAGGCGTTCGTCGCGTTCATGGCGGTCGCGGAGCCTGTGCGCCGCACGGGCGTCGGGCGCGCGCTTCTGAGGGCGGCGGAGCATGAGGCAGGACGCCTCAAACTGCCGCACTTGAGCCTTATGGTGAGCGCGGACAACGCCGCGGCGCGCTCGCTCTACGCGCGCGCCGGCCTCGTCGAAGAGCGCCTGCTCCTCACGAAGTTGGTCGAGGCAAGCGCATGA